One window from the genome of Roseisolibacter agri encodes:
- a CDS encoding trimeric intracellular cation channel family protein: protein MLLYVLDLIGVAVFAVSGALAAGRKRLDLIGVLALALVTAIGGGTIRDVLLDRHPIFWLADPRYIVVITVSGLGTVWLVRHQRTRPHETAMLVADALGLALFSVSGAQIAERAGISAAGGIVLGTVTGAAGGAIRDVLSAEIPVVLRRGSLYATAAIAGTGVYFALEALGVARGAATLVGMGVVASVRFAAIWWGLQLPEFRLHTDEHPIGDASRDAPSDA from the coding sequence GTGCTCCTGTACGTCCTCGACCTCATCGGCGTTGCCGTCTTCGCCGTCAGCGGCGCGCTCGCCGCGGGCCGCAAGCGGCTCGACCTGATCGGTGTGCTCGCGCTCGCGCTCGTGACCGCGATCGGCGGCGGCACCATCCGCGACGTGCTGCTCGACCGGCACCCGATCTTCTGGCTCGCCGACCCGCGCTACATCGTCGTCATCACGGTGTCGGGCCTCGGCACCGTGTGGCTGGTGCGGCACCAGCGCACCCGCCCGCACGAGACCGCGATGCTCGTCGCCGACGCGCTCGGCCTCGCGCTCTTCAGCGTCTCGGGCGCGCAGATCGCCGAGCGGGCCGGGATCTCGGCGGCGGGCGGCATCGTGCTGGGCACCGTCACGGGTGCGGCCGGCGGCGCGATCCGCGACGTGCTGAGCGCGGAGATCCCGGTCGTGCTGCGGCGCGGCAGCCTGTACGCCACGGCCGCCATCGCGGGCACCGGCGTCTACTTCGCGCTCGAGGCGCTCGGCGTCGCGCGTGGCGCCGCGACGCTGGTCGGCATGGGCGTCGTCGCCAGCGTGCGCTTCGCCGCCATCTGGTGGGGGCTGCAGCTGCCGGAGTTCCGCCTGCACACCGACGAGCATCCCATCGGCGACGCCTCGCGGGACGCGCCCTCCGACGCGTAG
- a CDS encoding pseudouridine synthase, translating into MRSRPDAAGPRDAVSLARALSKLGVCSRRDAEAWVRAGRVRVGGRVVREPSHRVDPGRDAIAVDGDPVRAAARVYLAMNKPRGVVVSREDARGAPTVHDLLATHPVASRVAHLSPVGRLDKASEGLLLVTNDTRWGARLLDPASHVDRTYHVQIDRVPDDALLDALRAGVATQEGDTLAAKAVRVLRSGDRTAWLEVVLDEGRNRHIRRMLAARDVETLRLVRVAIGPLALGDLPKGAVRALTAAEQRALTTAG; encoded by the coding sequence GTGCGGTCTCGCCCTGACGCCGCGGGCCCGCGCGACGCGGTCTCGCTGGCGCGCGCGCTGTCCAAGCTGGGCGTCTGCTCGCGTCGCGACGCCGAGGCGTGGGTCCGCGCGGGGCGCGTGCGCGTGGGCGGCCGCGTGGTGCGCGAGCCGTCGCACCGCGTCGATCCGGGGCGTGACGCGATCGCCGTCGACGGCGACCCGGTGCGCGCCGCCGCGCGCGTCTACCTGGCGATGAACAAGCCGCGCGGCGTGGTCGTGTCGCGCGAGGACGCGCGCGGCGCGCCCACCGTGCACGACCTGCTGGCGACGCATCCCGTCGCGTCGCGCGTCGCGCACCTGTCGCCCGTCGGGCGCCTCGACAAGGCGAGCGAGGGGCTGCTGCTCGTCACCAACGACACGCGCTGGGGCGCGCGCCTGCTCGATCCCGCATCGCACGTCGACCGCACCTATCACGTGCAGATCGACCGCGTGCCCGACGACGCGCTGCTGGACGCGCTGCGCGCGGGCGTCGCGACGCAGGAGGGCGACACGCTGGCCGCGAAGGCGGTGCGCGTGCTGCGCAGCGGCGACCGCACCGCGTGGCTCGAGGTCGTGCTCGACGAGGGGCGCAACCGCCACATCCGCCGCATGCTGGCCGCGCGCGACGTCGAGACGCTGCGCCTCGTGCGCGTCGCCATCGGCCCGCTCGCCCTCGGCGACCTGCCGAAGGGCGCGGTGCGCGCGCTGACGGCGGCCGAGCAGCGCGCGCTCACCACGGCCGGATAG
- a CDS encoding FRG domain-containing protein, producing the protein MSIRTTEVTSLGELVDRLTPAEPDPVTGRHRDTGVYRGAGDASWPLYTSLDRLGGVRPAHTKRGLEEHILRNFVRYSRPHFAQAHNAWELLVAAQHHGLPTRLLDWSYSPLVAAHFATRDVSPQAPASECDRAIWRLDWRRMHQHFGFPELALLADDLDRLRDADGDGHFSPFELMRGEGIAPFACLMEPPTLDARIAAQAAVFTVCSTADRPLDTFLEEHGIADALTRVVIPAAHVRRVRDQLDMVSMDERRLFPDLDGVAAQMRRYYE; encoded by the coding sequence ATGAGCATCCGCACGACCGAAGTCACGTCGCTGGGCGAGCTGGTGGACCGGCTCACGCCGGCGGAACCCGACCCCGTCACGGGGCGCCATCGCGACACGGGCGTCTACCGCGGCGCGGGCGACGCGAGCTGGCCCCTCTACACGAGCCTCGATCGGCTCGGCGGCGTCCGACCGGCGCACACCAAGCGCGGGCTCGAGGAGCACATTCTCCGCAACTTCGTGCGCTACTCGCGGCCGCACTTCGCGCAGGCGCACAACGCGTGGGAGCTGCTGGTCGCGGCGCAGCACCACGGGCTCCCGACGCGCCTGCTCGACTGGTCGTACTCCCCGCTCGTGGCGGCGCACTTCGCGACGCGCGACGTGTCGCCGCAGGCACCGGCGAGCGAGTGCGACCGCGCGATCTGGCGGCTGGACTGGCGGCGCATGCACCAGCACTTCGGCTTCCCCGAGCTGGCGCTGCTGGCCGACGACCTGGATCGGCTGCGCGACGCCGACGGCGACGGCCACTTCTCGCCGTTCGAGCTGATGCGCGGCGAGGGGATCGCGCCGTTCGCGTGCCTGATGGAGCCGCCGACGCTCGACGCCCGCATCGCCGCGCAGGCCGCGGTGTTCACCGTGTGCTCCACCGCCGACCGCCCGCTGGACACGTTCCTCGAGGAGCACGGGATCGCGGACGCGCTCACGCGGGTCGTGATCCCGGCCGCGCACGTGAGGCGCGTGCGCGATCAGCTGGACATGGTGAGCATGGACGAGCGGCGGCTCTTCCCGGACCTCGACGGCGTGGCGGCGCAGATGCGGCGGTACTACGAGTGA
- a CDS encoding CDGSH iron-sulfur domain-containing protein: protein MPKRLQTYATDEVTVTFDPNRCIHAAACVRALPLVFDPRERRWIRPELAPAADVVAAVTRCPTGALRAWAPDGSQASAVPDDGLTIRARRDGPLYVRGPVRIVTEAGEIIAEDERVALCRCGGTANAPFCDGSHTARGFTDRPAPPPATPPATPPAAS, encoded by the coding sequence ATGCCTAAGCGCCTGCAGACCTACGCGACCGACGAGGTGACGGTCACCTTCGACCCGAACCGGTGCATCCACGCGGCGGCGTGCGTGCGCGCGCTGCCGCTGGTGTTCGATCCGCGCGAGCGCCGCTGGATCCGGCCCGAGCTCGCGCCCGCGGCCGACGTCGTGGCGGCGGTGACGCGCTGCCCCACCGGCGCGCTGCGCGCCTGGGCGCCCGACGGATCGCAGGCGAGCGCGGTGCCCGATGATGGGCTGACCATCCGGGCCCGCCGCGACGGCCCGCTGTACGTGCGCGGCCCCGTCCGCATCGTCACCGAGGCCGGGGAGATCATCGCCGAGGATGAGCGGGTGGCGCTCTGCCGCTGCGGGGGCACCGCCAACGCCCCGTTCTGCGACGGCAGCCACACGGCGCGCGGCTTCACCGACCGCCCCGCGCCGCCGCCCGCCACGCCACCCGCCACGCCGCCCGCCGCGTCCTGA
- a CDS encoding L,D-transpeptidase, whose translation MRRASALTPARAAVAAALGTLAALALALPAGAQPRPITTQTSAGTVASAASLAADTTESATVSMARPTVPFTSRFRSTADSVAYERTRTLADAYTGLRVLVLLDDRQLAVMNGLDTLMVAPVAIGMDTTIVFGSKSWTFETPRGRRSVLKKEKDPVWVPPEWHYAEVASKRGLRMAHLQSGRTVSLSDGRALTIRGGRVGLLQSGTFTALPTDEEIVFDGTLFVPPHGTANRRIPGELGRYKLDLGNGYLLHGTPYENTIGDAATHGCVRLYEEDIAWLYQNVPVGTPVFIF comes from the coding sequence ATGCGCCGGGCGTCCGCGCTCACGCCCGCGCGCGCGGCCGTCGCCGCGGCCCTCGGCACGCTGGCGGCGCTCGCGCTCGCCCTGCCCGCCGGCGCGCAGCCGCGGCCCATCACCACCCAGACCTCCGCCGGCACGGTCGCGTCCGCCGCCAGCCTCGCCGCCGACACGACCGAGAGCGCCACCGTCTCGATGGCGCGGCCGACCGTCCCGTTCACGTCGCGCTTCCGCTCCACCGCCGACAGCGTCGCCTACGAGCGCACCCGCACCCTGGCCGACGCCTACACCGGCCTGCGCGTCCTCGTGCTGCTCGACGACCGCCAGCTCGCGGTGATGAACGGCCTCGACACGCTCATGGTCGCGCCGGTCGCCATCGGCATGGACACGACCATCGTCTTCGGCAGCAAGAGCTGGACGTTCGAGACGCCGCGCGGCCGCCGCTCGGTGCTCAAGAAGGAGAAGGACCCCGTCTGGGTCCCGCCCGAGTGGCACTACGCCGAGGTGGCCTCGAAGCGCGGGCTGCGCATGGCGCACCTGCAGTCGGGTCGCACCGTCAGCCTCTCCGACGGCCGCGCGCTGACCATCCGCGGCGGGCGTGTGGGCCTGCTCCAGTCGGGCACCTTCACCGCACTGCCCACGGACGAGGAGATCGTGTTCGACGGGACGCTGTTCGTGCCCCCGCACGGCACCGCGAACCGCCGCATCCCCGGCGAGCTGGGGCGCTACAAGCTGGACCTGGGCAACGGCTACCTGCTGCACGGCACGCCCTACGAGAACACGATCGGCGACGCGGCCACCCACGGGTGCGTGCGCCTCTACGAGGAGGACATCGCGTGGCTCTACCAGAACGTCCCGGTCGGCACGCCGGTCTTCATCTTCTGA
- the hrpB gene encoding ATP-dependent helicase HrpB, with protein MPLPPNLPPLPIDDALPALRDALRARACAVLQAPPGAGKTTRVPLALLDEPWLAGRRIVMLEPRRLAARAAARRMAATLGEPVGATVGYRIRHESRIGPRTRIEVVTEGVLTRLLQDDPALEPYGAVIFDEYHERSLHADLGLALTLQSQQLLRDELRVLVMSATLDGARVAALLGAAEGADAPVVTSAGRSFPVQLHWRDRRPEPRPGPGGVESAVAATVRAALAAHDGDVLVFLPGAAEIRRVGELLDDGALPREVRVRALFGNLPQQEQDAALDPAPPGERKVVLSTAIAETSLTIEGVRVVVDAGLARVPRFDPRTGMTHLETVRVSRAGAEQRAGRAGRVAPGACYRLWPEAEHVGLLAHATPEVLDADLAPLALELAAAGVADPAELRWLDAPPAAAFAQARTLLAQLGALDAGGRVTTHGREMAALPLHPRLAHMTLRARALGLAALACDLAALLAERDVLRGDGPRPPDADVRLRLDLMLRGDVPGTLLGWSVDREGVRRARQESRALREALDVRGAASHDDAASAGRLLSLAYPDRIARRREAGVGRYVLRNGRGAVLPEGQPLAREPWLVAAELGGGATQERRILLAAPVSVEELVSEHGALLDRVEEYAWDAEAGAVRARRAVRLGALTLEESALRDADPARVAAVLLAQVRDAGLDALPWSDDAVRLRERLAFARAWDGDAWPDVSDDALLASAEDWLLPSLVGLRRWDELRRLDLGELLLARLDWSRRGVLDQVAPTHVAVPSGSRIRVDYADPQAPVLAVRLQELFGLEETPRVARGRVPLVLHLLSPAHRPVQVTRDLAGFWRSSYFDVRRDLRGRYPKHHWPEDPLQATPTHRAKPRGT; from the coding sequence ATGCCCCTCCCGCCGAACCTCCCGCCGCTCCCGATCGACGACGCGCTTCCCGCGCTGCGCGACGCCCTGCGCGCCCGCGCCTGTGCGGTCCTGCAGGCGCCGCCCGGCGCGGGCAAGACGACGCGCGTGCCGCTGGCGCTCCTCGACGAGCCGTGGCTCGCGGGGCGGCGGATCGTGATGCTGGAGCCGCGCCGCCTCGCCGCGCGCGCCGCCGCCCGGCGCATGGCCGCGACCCTCGGCGAACCGGTGGGCGCGACGGTCGGCTACCGCATCCGCCACGAGTCGCGCATCGGGCCGCGCACGCGCATCGAGGTCGTCACCGAGGGCGTGCTCACGCGGCTGCTGCAGGACGATCCCGCGCTCGAGCCGTACGGCGCGGTGATCTTCGACGAGTACCACGAGCGCAGCCTGCACGCCGACCTGGGGCTCGCGCTCACGCTGCAGTCGCAGCAGCTGCTGCGCGACGAGCTGCGCGTGCTGGTGATGTCCGCGACGCTGGATGGCGCGCGCGTGGCGGCGCTGCTGGGCGCGGCCGAGGGCGCCGACGCCCCCGTCGTCACCAGCGCTGGACGCAGCTTCCCGGTGCAGCTGCACTGGCGCGACCGCCGCCCCGAACCGCGGCCAGGACCGGGCGGCGTCGAGAGCGCGGTCGCGGCGACGGTGCGCGCCGCGCTCGCCGCGCACGACGGCGACGTGCTCGTCTTCCTGCCGGGGGCGGCCGAGATCCGCCGCGTGGGCGAGCTGCTGGACGACGGCGCGCTGCCGCGCGAGGTGCGCGTGCGCGCGCTCTTCGGCAACCTGCCGCAGCAGGAGCAGGACGCGGCGCTCGATCCCGCGCCGCCGGGCGAGCGCAAGGTCGTGCTCTCGACCGCGATCGCCGAGACGAGCCTCACCATCGAGGGCGTGCGGGTGGTGGTGGACGCGGGGCTCGCGCGCGTGCCCCGCTTCGATCCGCGCACCGGCATGACGCACCTCGAGACGGTGCGCGTCTCGCGCGCGGGCGCGGAGCAGCGCGCGGGACGCGCGGGGCGCGTCGCGCCGGGCGCGTGCTACCGCCTGTGGCCCGAGGCGGAGCACGTCGGCCTGCTGGCGCACGCGACGCCGGAGGTGCTCGATGCCGACCTCGCGCCGCTGGCGCTGGAGCTGGCCGCCGCCGGCGTCGCCGATCCCGCGGAGCTGCGCTGGCTGGACGCGCCGCCCGCCGCCGCGTTCGCGCAGGCGCGCACCCTTCTCGCGCAGCTCGGCGCGCTGGACGCGGGCGGGCGCGTGACGACGCACGGCCGCGAGATGGCCGCGCTGCCGCTGCACCCGCGGCTCGCGCACATGACGCTGCGCGCGCGGGCGCTGGGCCTCGCGGCGCTGGCGTGCGATCTGGCCGCGCTGCTGGCGGAGCGGGACGTGCTGCGTGGCGACGGGCCGCGGCCGCCGGACGCGGACGTGCGGCTGCGCCTCGACCTGATGCTGCGCGGCGACGTCCCCGGCACGCTCCTCGGCTGGAGCGTCGATCGCGAGGGCGTGCGGCGCGCGCGGCAGGAGTCACGCGCGCTGCGCGAGGCGCTCGACGTGCGCGGTGCCGCGTCGCACGACGACGCGGCGTCGGCGGGGCGGCTGCTCTCGCTCGCGTATCCGGACCGCATCGCGCGGCGGCGCGAGGCGGGCGTGGGGCGCTACGTGCTGCGCAACGGCCGCGGCGCGGTGCTGCCCGAGGGCCAGCCGCTCGCGCGCGAGCCGTGGCTGGTGGCCGCGGAGCTGGGCGGCGGGGCGACGCAGGAGCGACGCATCCTGCTGGCGGCGCCCGTGTCGGTCGAGGAGCTGGTGAGCGAGCACGGCGCGCTGCTGGACCGCGTGGAGGAGTATGCGTGGGACGCGGAGGCGGGCGCCGTCCGCGCGCGGCGCGCCGTGCGCCTGGGCGCGCTGACGCTCGAGGAGTCGGCGCTGCGCGACGCGGATCCGGCGCGCGTCGCGGCGGTGCTGCTCGCGCAGGTGCGCGATGCGGGATTGGATGCGCTGCCGTGGAGCGACGATGCCGTGCGACTGCGGGAGCGGCTCGCCTTCGCGCGCGCGTGGGACGGCGACGCGTGGCCCGACGTGAGTGACGACGCGCTGCTGGCGTCGGCCGAGGACTGGCTGCTGCCGTCACTGGTCGGGCTGCGGCGGTGGGACGAGCTGCGGCGGCTGGACCTGGGCGAGCTGCTGCTCGCGCGGCTCGACTGGTCGCGGCGCGGCGTGCTCGATCAGGTCGCGCCGACGCACGTCGCGGTGCCCAGCGGCTCGCGCATCCGCGTGGACTACGCGGACCCGCAGGCGCCGGTGCTCGCCGTGCGGCTGCAGGAGCTGTTCGGGCTCGAGGAGACGCCGCGCGTCGCGCGCGGCCGCGTGCCGCTCGTGCTGCACCTGCTGTCGCCCGCGCACCGGCCGGTGCAGGTGACGCGCGATCTCGCGGGCTTCTGGCGCTCGAGCTACTTCGACGTGCGGCGCGACCTGCGCGGCCGCTATCCCAAGCATCACTGGCCCGAGGATCCCCTGCAGGCGACGCCGACGCATCGCGCGAAGCCGCGCGGCACCTGA
- a CDS encoding FecR domain-containing protein, whose amino-acid sequence MPATVPIDREVLSNLRHGDEQALERLFRSNYPQLADKARAELDDPAVAPRVVEGAFLRVWADRAQFETPEALDHFLQRSVHEGAVREKSRRAALHRFEQREGVKPGTTGAHAVADLPVDAAWAHVSAILHAPPVDAAHVADVRHEHSRHEAAQHLASVAKRPPWVAPVIIAVALAAAFTLGMRWMDRAGGDVAVNSALSSPDLRVRVTRPGERAALTLTDGSRATLGADSKMSIPPSFGEPMRALALEGAASFNVQDGGTRPFHVRTPQAMVSAVGTAFDVRAFPADARTLVRVREGTVTVRAREGDETRTLAAGDYVEVGAKGEMRDVANDARDGAFAWADNRMVLRGRPLREAIAEAHRWFGLTLLVPDSALLARPVNVDVELGSTRALLADLEKSGRLTFGYEDQRMVLRDVADKRAATKAPAAKPTR is encoded by the coding sequence ATGCCCGCCACCGTTCCGATCGATCGCGAGGTGCTCAGCAACCTCCGGCATGGGGACGAGCAGGCGCTCGAGCGCCTGTTCCGATCCAACTACCCGCAGCTCGCCGACAAGGCGCGGGCGGAGCTGGACGATCCGGCCGTGGCGCCGCGCGTGGTCGAGGGCGCCTTCCTGAGGGTCTGGGCGGACCGGGCGCAGTTCGAGACGCCCGAGGCGCTCGACCACTTCCTGCAGCGCTCGGTGCACGAGGGCGCGGTGCGCGAGAAGAGCCGCCGCGCGGCGCTGCACCGCTTCGAGCAGCGCGAGGGGGTGAAGCCCGGGACGACCGGCGCGCACGCGGTCGCCGACCTGCCGGTGGACGCGGCGTGGGCGCACGTCAGCGCGATCCTCCACGCGCCGCCCGTCGACGCGGCGCACGTGGCCGACGTGCGGCACGAGCACTCGCGCCACGAGGCGGCGCAGCACCTCGCGTCGGTCGCGAAGCGGCCGCCCTGGGTCGCGCCGGTCATCATCGCGGTCGCGCTGGCGGCGGCGTTCACGCTCGGCATGCGGTGGATGGACCGCGCGGGCGGCGACGTCGCGGTGAACAGCGCGCTCTCGTCGCCCGACCTGCGCGTGCGGGTGACGCGCCCGGGGGAGCGCGCGGCGCTGACGCTCACCGACGGCAGCCGCGCGACGCTCGGCGCCGACTCGAAGATGAGCATCCCGCCGTCGTTCGGTGAGCCGATGCGCGCGCTGGCGCTCGAGGGCGCGGCGTCGTTCAACGTGCAGGACGGCGGCACGCGCCCGTTCCACGTGCGCACGCCGCAGGCGATGGTATCGGCGGTCGGCACCGCGTTCGACGTGCGCGCCTTCCCGGCCGACGCCCGCACGCTGGTGCGCGTGCGCGAGGGCACGGTCACGGTGCGCGCGCGCGAGGGCGACGAGACGCGCACGCTGGCGGCCGGCGACTACGTGGAGGTCGGCGCGAAGGGCGAGATGCGAGACGTGGCGAACGACGCGCGCGACGGCGCCTTCGCGTGGGCCGACAACCGGATGGTGCTCCGCGGCCGTCCGCTGCGCGAGGCGATCGCCGAGGCGCATCGCTGGTTCGGGCTGACGCTGCTGGTGCCCGACTCCGCGCTGCTGGCGCGTCCGGTGAACGTGGACGTGGAGCTGGGCTCGACGCGCGCGCTGCTGGCGGACCTGGAGAAGAGCGGGCGCCTGACGTTCGGCTACGAGGACCAGCGGATGGTGCTGCGCGACGTGGCGGACAAGCGGGCCGCCACGAAGGCGCCGGCCGCGAAGCCCACGCGCTGA
- a CDS encoding VOC family protein codes for MDAPAPPARVLESCLYAADLAAAARFYEDVLRLTPFARVEGRHVFFRCGPGVFLLFAPEVTATTPGAVGGVPVPAHGAHGPGHVAFAVADDTLDGWRAHLAAHAVAIEAEITWPRGGRSLYVRDPAGNSVELASPSLWGLAL; via the coding sequence GTGGACGCCCCCGCCCCGCCGGCGCGGGTCCTGGAGAGCTGCCTCTACGCGGCCGACCTCGCGGCGGCCGCGCGCTTCTACGAGGACGTGCTGCGCCTGACGCCCTTCGCCCGGGTCGAGGGGCGGCACGTCTTCTTCCGCTGCGGCCCCGGCGTCTTCCTGCTGTTCGCACCCGAGGTGACAGCGACGACGCCGGGCGCGGTGGGCGGCGTCCCGGTCCCCGCGCACGGCGCGCACGGACCGGGGCACGTCGCGTTCGCGGTCGCCGACGACACGCTCGACGGGTGGCGCGCGCACCTCGCGGCGCACGCCGTCGCCATCGAGGCCGAGATCACGTGGCCGCGCGGCGGGCGCTCGCTGTACGTGCGCGATCCGGCCGGCAACAGCGTCGAGCTGGCGTCGCCGAGCCTCTGGGGGCTGGCGCTCTGA
- a CDS encoding DUF411 domain-containing protein, with protein MSDALSRREWLARAAAGVATLALGGSAHALVAAPGPTMTIYKTPECGCCQKWVLHVAGAGFKTAVNDVPDVDPIKRRYGVPGALQSCHTALVDGYVVEGHVPAADIRRLLKERPKVKGIAVGGMPAGSPGMEVPGGRVDRYEVTAFLADGTTRRFASH; from the coding sequence ATGTCCGACGCGCTCTCCCGCCGCGAGTGGCTCGCGCGCGCCGCCGCCGGCGTCGCCACGCTCGCGCTGGGCGGCTCCGCCCACGCCCTCGTCGCGGCCCCCGGCCCGACGATGACGATCTACAAGACGCCCGAGTGCGGCTGCTGCCAGAAGTGGGTGCTGCACGTGGCCGGCGCCGGCTTCAAGACCGCGGTCAACGACGTCCCCGACGTCGACCCGATCAAGCGCCGCTACGGCGTGCCGGGCGCGCTCCAGTCGTGCCACACGGCGCTCGTGGACGGCTACGTGGTCGAGGGCCACGTGCCCGCGGCCGACATCCGCCGCCTGCTCAAGGAGCGCCCCAAGGTGAAGGGGATCGCCGTCGGCGGGATGCCGGCCGGCTCTCCCGGCATGGAGGTCCCGGGCGGCCGCGTGGACCGCTACGAGGTCACGGCCTTCCTGGCCGACGGCACGACGCGGCGCTTCGCGTCCCACTGA
- a CDS encoding MBL fold metallo-hydrolase gives MRLADLHLPDAGLRPPGDLAGAPIPLLPDVAWLRTGIVNVVFLGLPEAGDGGWVLVDAGIPGFATHIAHAAARRYGDTRPAAIVLTHGHFDHVGSLRALADRWDVPIYAHPLELPYVTGRAAYPPPDPTVGGGAMARLSPLYPPGPFDFADRVRPLPTDGTVPGAPGWRVQATPGHSPGHVSLVRDADRTVVVGDAFVTTQQESATAVLTQRVELHGPPMYYTCDWDAARESVRDLAALDPSLAITGHGQPMRGDALREQLRAVARDFDHVARPAHGRYARRPAITNESGVVELPPPVPDATSIGIAASAVMVGMLAGSVRRSR, from the coding sequence ATGCGACTCGCCGATCTCCATCTCCCCGACGCCGGCCTGCGTCCGCCCGGCGACCTCGCCGGCGCCCCGATCCCGCTCCTGCCCGACGTCGCGTGGCTGCGCACGGGGATCGTGAACGTCGTCTTCCTGGGGCTGCCCGAGGCCGGCGACGGCGGCTGGGTGCTCGTGGACGCGGGGATCCCCGGCTTCGCGACGCACATCGCGCACGCGGCCGCACGACGCTACGGCGACACGCGGCCGGCGGCGATCGTGCTCACGCACGGGCACTTCGACCACGTGGGCTCGCTGCGCGCGCTCGCCGACCGGTGGGACGTGCCGATCTACGCGCACCCGCTCGAGCTGCCGTACGTCACGGGCCGCGCGGCCTATCCGCCGCCCGATCCGACCGTCGGCGGCGGCGCGATGGCGCGGCTGTCGCCGCTCTATCCGCCGGGGCCGTTCGACTTCGCCGACCGCGTGCGCCCGCTGCCGACCGACGGCACGGTCCCGGGCGCGCCCGGCTGGCGCGTGCAGGCGACGCCGGGCCACTCGCCGGGCCACGTGTCGCTCGTGCGCGACGCCGACCGCACGGTGGTCGTGGGCGACGCGTTCGTGACGACGCAGCAGGAGTCGGCGACCGCGGTGCTGACGCAGCGCGTGGAGCTGCACGGGCCGCCGATGTACTACACGTGCGACTGGGACGCGGCGCGCGAGTCGGTGCGCGACCTCGCCGCGCTCGATCCGTCGCTCGCGATCACCGGCCACGGCCAGCCGATGCGGGGCGACGCGCTGCGCGAGCAGCTGCGCGCGGTCGCGCGCGACTTCGACCACGTCGCGCGTCCGGCGCACGGCCGCTACGCGCGGCGTCCCGCGATCACCAACGAGAGCGGCGTCGTCGAGCTGCCGCCCCCCGTGCCCGACGCGACGTCGATCGGCATCGCGGCGTCCGCGGTGATGGTCGGGATGCTGGCGGGCTCGGTGCGGAGAAGTCGCTGA
- a CDS encoding GlcG/HbpS family heme-binding protein, giving the protein MSNARRSLAALVAVVALALPGRLSAQLRDARVLSTEAARRALAAAEAEARRNKWDVSIAVVDAYGELAAFLRLDGAPPLSIELSRAKARTAARFRRPTKSLDSSITAGRMALLNADNGLPMEGGVPIVVNGVVVGAVGVSGVTSQQDAVVAAAGAGAVSP; this is encoded by the coding sequence ATGTCCAACGCCCGCCGCTCGCTCGCCGCGCTCGTCGCCGTCGTCGCGCTCGCGCTGCCCGGCCGACTGTCCGCGCAGCTGCGCGACGCCCGCGTGCTCTCCACCGAGGCCGCGCGCCGCGCGCTGGCCGCCGCCGAGGCCGAGGCGCGCCGGAACAAGTGGGACGTGTCGATCGCGGTGGTGGACGCGTACGGCGAGCTCGCGGCCTTCCTGCGCCTGGATGGCGCGCCGCCGCTCAGCATCGAGCTGTCGCGCGCCAAGGCGCGCACGGCGGCACGCTTTCGCCGCCCCACCAAGTCGCTCGACTCGTCGATCACCGCCGGCCGCATGGCGCTGCTGAACGCCGACAACGGCCTGCCGATGGAGGGCGGGGTGCCGATCGTCGTCAACGGCGTCGTCGTGGGAGCGGTGGGCGTGAGCGGCGTGACGTCGCAGCAGGACGCGGTGGTCGCCGCCGCGGGCGCGGGTGCGGTCTCGCCCTGA
- a CDS encoding phosphoglycerate mutase family protein has product MPRRFVRLAAALLAASLAVAAPGGAQAVTKDAPTGAAVARAASPTLVLLVRHAEKAAEPADDPPLTDLGSTRARALQAALADAGVQAVIATPRRRTSDTAKPLADALGLVPEIVPLSGDHVKAVADAVRRHAGQVILVVGHSNTIPAIIGALGGPRLKDLCDAEHSNLFVLTLPAEGTPRLVRGQYGPADPAGASSCAPAGAMR; this is encoded by the coding sequence ATGCCCCGACGCTTCGTCCGCCTCGCCGCCGCGCTCCTCGCCGCCTCGCTCGCCGTCGCGGCGCCGGGCGGCGCGCAGGCCGTCACGAAGGATGCGCCCACGGGTGCGGCGGTCGCGCGCGCCGCGAGCCCCACGCTCGTCCTGCTGGTGCGCCACGCCGAGAAGGCCGCGGAGCCGGCCGACGACCCGCCGCTCACGGATCTCGGTTCGACGCGCGCCAGGGCGCTCCAGGCCGCGCTGGCCGACGCCGGCGTGCAGGCCGTCATCGCCACGCCGCGCCGCCGCACCTCGGACACGGCGAAGCCGCTGGCCGACGCGCTGGGCCTCGTTCCCGAGATCGTCCCGCTCTCGGGCGACCACGTGAAGGCGGTCGCGGACGCGGTGCGGCGCCACGCGGGGCAGGTCATCCTCGTCGTCGGCCACAGCAACACGATCCCCGCGATCATCGGCGCCCTCGGCGGTCCGCGCCTGAAGGACCTGTGCGACGCCGAGCATTCGAACCTGTTCGTGCTGACGCTGCCGGCCGAGGGCACGCCGCGCCTCGTCCGCGGCCAGTACGGCCCCGCGGACCCGGCCGGCGCCTCGAGCTGCGCGCCCGCGGGCGCGATGCGCTGA